The Toxoplasma gondii ME49 chromosome XII, whole genome shotgun sequence genome includes a region encoding these proteins:
- a CDS encoding hypothetical protein (encoded by transcript TGME49_251900~Signal peptide predicted by SignalP 2.0 HMM (probability 0.999) with cleavage site probability 0.634 at residue 30~Predicted trans-membrane domain (TMHMM2.0):6-29) gives MARMNLGAACLAALLVAVCVLAVSPAAVGAEETHTIYNPVDMFLSMFQTNTARENADVSPSRVFLPMLFPPPVPPQPQNVYHKHVHHLPKKPHHKPHGHPESHPQYPPFHPPQPRYF, from the coding sequence ATGGCTCGCATGAACTTGGGCGCCGCATGCCTGGCAGCTCTTCTTGTGGCGGTGTGCGTGCTGGCCGTTTCGCCTGCGGCGGTTGGAGCTGAAGAAACCCATACCATCTACAACCCAGTTGACATGTTCCTCAGCATGTTCCAGACAAACACTGCCCGCGAGAACGCCGACGTTTCGCCTTCCAGAGTCTTCCTCCCAATGCTCTTCCCTCCTCCAGTTCCCCCTCAGCCTCAGAACGTGTACCACAAGCACGTCCACCACCTGCCCAAGAAGCCACACCACAAGCCCCACGGCCACCCCGAGTCTCACCCTCAGTACCCCCCCTTCCACCCCCCTCAGCCAAGGTATTTCTAA
- a CDS encoding hypothetical protein (encoded by transcript TGME49_251910~Signal peptide predicted by SignalP 2.0 HMM (probability 1.000) with cleavage site probability 0.616 at residue 24), whose protein sequence is MARGFCGLLFVVALASAACQVATADTTDYPNFLEALTRQSDVSTMMDRMAQTFFNAATQNEGVKMMERALGSVMDPSAVQNLFVEANRNAKTFLNPFEALWGTSQFQNRAAESNTNENAMSETSPQRVFPFPIPFPFLFPFTGASPAAKYGPRYEFHDHIYECGGRPCDESYSTSHSYSHSHSVSREE, encoded by the coding sequence ATGGCACGCGGATTCTgcggtctcctcttcgttgtGGCGCTCGCCAGCGCAGCTTGCCAGGTCGCTACAGCAGACACCACGGATTACCCGAACTTCCTGGAGGCGCTGACTCGGCAAAGCGATGTCAGCACGATGATGGATCGCATGGCTCAGACCTTCTTTAATGCCGCGACGCAGAATGAAGGCGTCAAGATGATGGAGCGTGCCCTTGGCTCTGTTATGGACCCCAGTGCAGTGCAGAATCTGTTCGTCGAGGCCAACAGAAACGCCAAGACTTTCTTGAACCCGTTCGAGGCTCTCTGGGGCACGAGCCAGTTCCAAAACCGCGCAGCGGAGAGTAACACCAACGAAAACGCTATGTCCGAGACGTCTCCCCAGCGGGTCTTCCCCTTCCCAATCCCCTTCCCCTTCCTGTTCCCCTTCACTGGAGCATCCCCCGCTGCCAAGTACGGCCCTCGCTACGAGTTCCACGACCACATCTATGAGTGCGGTGGCAGACCATGCGACGAGAGCTACTCCACGTCGCACTCGTACTCTCACTCTCACTCCGTGTCCCGGGAGGAATAG
- a CDS encoding hypothetical protein (encoded by transcript TGME49_251920) has product MADLSVPRRSTLEDGEPVKPTPQLPDPSLSASLADQKEVVFPSSSVSQQNTEMLSVKTASSARDLARAEGGRVESSSASDEFAGLKLHASQLSLLRAKNPFRLPDSSAIPLNQQSYTQALSHIITRDYYPDLPLLKLIHQLLEAEQQNDVQRVVHLVRRIRALTPASVVNRQGTFGKCWGSSPSTYLATPRPSGSGAAASDCPTAHSSPPRPPREGEKPSSDGCSSAREETASAEGDPCSVFKEGSRKRVASQSSYARDSDAVDGEREDAPSFFSAQGVERSLRRQRSESDSDVEADTCGRRKDRRKETDNIEASPGPCAAEAGTMRGSLFGESPAFSRTSQAPGGGRSGAGTGNDIIVPVGPDGKLHRVRTELRLDTFLSRYTSDDNKSFLNLVKLEKLEKEKSQKWIDITQEEHNARMVEIQRRTVAGERTDQLAVGFLSSRNNLFYKNFDTLEAHRQPYELNRRSGEISNANTRYSTAERQRQHTLYSLQVEKKQQLAATEEQRKMLEAVAAETAFTAERREQEKEKMLKASPVVGAVPVRVCSTAHAEPAEGPGDVTRKPELPTVTWGQILCPSLIDVASPSTPFLKSSIFEPCPVNSYAGVSGQLANSVNLATFKMPDPLPREKVLTKLQDQASARFRQKQLKHQELLGTVPGSPQCRLAAARAAAVVLRRTGRSGSSFGSAIGLGSGRRSSSASTVSKGIQKICRLAQTPEIRRNRTHGGSDSRHRTAGGSISGGSSVASSRSHRNDATRPRSICSTTHSSSSSPCPAQPRDRGEADLQGSQDGSAVLTDGLL; this is encoded by the exons ATGGCAGACCTTTCAGTTCCCCGAAGAAGCACGCTTGAAGACGGGGAGCCCGTGAAGCCGACTCCCCAACTACCAGATCCGTCGCTGTCAGCGTCTTTGGCTGACCAGAAAGAGGTGGTTTTCCCGTCGTCTTCCGTCTCTCAACAGAACACCGAAATGCTGTCTGTGAAAACGGCTTCATCAGCGAGGGACCTCGCGAGAGCTGAGGGTGGGAGAGTCGAGAGTTCCTCGGCTTCCGATGAGTTTGCAGGCTTGAAGCTTCACGCAAGTCAACTTTCTCTCTTGAGGGCCAAGAATCCGTTCCGGCTGCCAGACTCTTCAGCTATTCCCCTGAATCAACAGAGCTACACACAGGCTCTCTCTCACATCATTACGCGGGATTACTACCCGGATTTGCCCCTGCTCAAACTTATCCACCAACTTCTGGAG GCAGAACAACAGAACGACGTGCAGAGGGTAGTTCACTTGGTTCGTCGCATTCGCGCTCTCACTCCGGCAAGCGTCGTCAATCGTCAAGGGACTTTTGGAAAGTGCTGGGgatcttctccctcgactTATTTGGCGACTCCACGACCGTCCGGTTCAGGCGCAGCAGCCTCAGACTGTCCAACCGCACACTCTTCGCCCCCGCGGCCTccaagagagggagagaaacctTCGTCTGACGGGTGCTCCTCTGcgcgggaggagacagcttcGGCCGAAGGAGACCCTTGTTCAGTCTTTAAGGAAGGCAGTCGAAAGCGTGTTGCGTCTCAGTCGAGCTACGCAAGGGACAGCGACGCGGtggatggagagagagaagacgccccgagttttttctcggcGCAAGGTGTAGAGAGATCACTGAGGCGACAACGGAGCGAGAGTGACTCCGACGTAGAGGCAGACACTTGCGGCAGGAGgaaggacagaaggaaagagactgACAACATCGAAGCGAGTCCAGGGCCGTGCGCTGCTGAGGCGGGAACAATGCGTGGAAGTCTCTTCGGGGAGAGTCCAGCGTTTTCGAGGACCTCTCAGGCTCCAGGAGGGGGGAGGTCGGGCGCGGGGACAGGAAACGATATCATTGTGCCTGTCGGCCCGGATGGGAAGCTCCACCGCGTGCGAACTGAGCTCCGTCTCGACACGTTCCTCAGCAGATACACCAGCGACGACAACAAGAGCTTTCTGAACCTCGTGAAGCTCGAGAAactcgaaaaagagaagagtcAAAAGTGGATCGACATTACTCAGGAGGAACACAACGCGCGAATGGTAGAAATCCAGAGAAGAACCGTTGCTGGCGAACGAACCGACCAATTGGCCGTGGGATTCCTCTCGTCAAGAAACAATTTGTTCTACAAAAATTTTGACACTCTCGAAGCTCATCGACAGCCATACGA GCTAAACcggagaagtggagagatcAGCAATGCGAATACGAGGTACTCGACTGCAGAGAGGCAACGCCAGCACACTCTCTATTCTCTCCAAGTGGAAAAGAAGCAGCAACTCGCGGCGACGGAAGAGCAAAGGAAGATGCTGGAGGCCGTCGCAGCTGAAACTGCGTTTACTGCGGAGcgaagagaacaggaaaaagagaaaatgtTGAAGGCGTCTCCCGTTGTTGGCGCCGTTCCAGTCCGTGTCTGCTCGACCGCCCATGCGGAACCAGCTGAGGGTCCAGGAGACGTCACCCGGAAACCCGAGCTGCCAACAGTGACCTGGG GACAAATCCTGTGTCCTTCTCTCATTGATGTCGCAAGCCCGTCAACCCCTTTCCTAAAATCGTCGATCTTCGAGCCGTGCCCTGTGAACTCCTACGCTGGGGTGTCTGGACAGCTGGCGAACTCGGTGAACCTTGCGACGTTCAAAATGCCGGATCCATTGCCGAGGGAGAAGGTGCTAACGAAGCTCCAGGACCAGGCGTCTGCGCGTTTCCGACAGAAACAGCTGAAGCATCAAGAACTGCTGGGTACTGTTCCAGGATCTCCTCAGTGCCGCCTGGCAGCTGCTCGTGCAGCAGCTGTTGTGCTGCGTCGAACAGGTCGAAGTGGAAGCAGCTTCGGGTCGGCCATAGGCCTGGGCTCAGGACGGCGAAGCTCCAGTGCCAGTACAGTGAGCAAGGGCATTCAAAAAATCTGCCGACTTGCACAGACTCCGGAGATACGCCGCAACCGCACGCATGGAGGATCAGATTCTCGCCACAGAACTGCTGGCGGAAGCATCA GCGGGGGTTCTTCGGTTGCCTCTTCGAGATCTCATCGCAACGATGCGACGCGGCCACGCAGCATTTGCAGCACAACGCATTCTAGTTCGAGTTCACCGTGTCCAGCGCAGCCTCGAGACAGGGGTGAAGCAGATCTCCAAGGCAGTCAAGACGGGTCTGCGGTGCTAACTGACGGGCTTttgtga
- the ENR gene encoding enoyl-acyl carrier reductase ENR (encoded by transcript TGME49_251930~Signal peptide predicted by SignalP 2.0 HMM (probability 0.785) with cleavage site probability 0.580 at residue 27) encodes MVGFKLLTLGAFVAGELTLVGPAGTMAFTVPNATGAKPLVTSVSVRPSWSSARQNAFSSSSSRSQSSVRPHSAFVTNRLETAGETGTQHRAADSAAGVGAAQSAFPIDLRGQTAFVAGVADSHGYGWAIAKHLASAGARVALGTWPPVLGLFQKSLQSGRLDEDRKLPDGSLIEFAGVYPLDAAFDKPEDVPQDIKDNKRYAGVDGYTIKEVAVKVKQDLGNIDILVHSLANGPEVTKPLLETSRKGYLAASSNSAYSFVSLLQHFGPIMNEGGSAVTLSYLAAERVVPGYGGGMSSAKAALESDTRTLAWEAGQKYGVRVNAISAGPLKSRAASAIGKSGEKSFIDYAIDYSYNNAPLRRDLHSDDVGGAALFLLSPLARAVSGVTLYVDNGLHAMGQAVDSRSMPPLQRATQEIN; translated from the exons ATGGTTGGTTTCAAACTCCTCACCCTCGGCGCCTTCGTGGCAGGTGAACTAACCCTGGTAGGACCGGCCGGGACGATGGCATTCACCGTCCCGAATGCAACAGGAGCGAAACCGCTGGTGACTTCTGTGAGTGTGAGACCTTCATGGTCATCTGCTCGTCAAAATGCCTtcagttcttcctcgtctcgttCCCAGTCTTCTGTCAGGCCGCACTCCGCGTTTGTGACCAATAGACTTGAAACTGCAGGCGAGACAGGAACTCAACACAGAGCGGCCGACTCCGCTGCCGGTGTAGGTGCAGCCCAGTCGGCGTTTCCCATCGATTTGAGAGGCCAGACTGCTTTCGTTGCTG GCGTCGCAGATAGTCACGGATACGGCTGGGCGATCGCAAAACACCTCGCGAGCGCTGGGGCGCGTGTGGCTCTAGGCACATGGCCGCCAGTTCTGGGACTCTTTCAGAAGTCTCTTCAGAGCGGAAGACTTGACGAGGACCGAAAACTCCCTGATGGTTCCCTTATTGAATTTGCGGGCGTGTATCCCCTCGACGCTGCCTTCGATAAGCCGGAAGATGTGCCGCAAGAC ATAAAGGATAACAAACGATACGCGGGCGTGGATGGATACACGATAAAGGAGGTGGCGGTGAAGGTGAAGCAGGATCTGGGCAACATCGACATTCTCGTGCACTCTCTTGCTAACGGACCGGAG GTGACAAAGCCCCTTCtggagacgagcagaaaaGGCTATCTGGCTGCGTCAAGCAATAGCGCGTattccttcgtctcgctcctcCAGCACTTTGGACCGATCATGAACGAAGGCGGCAGTGCTGTTACTCTTTCTTACCTGGCTGCGGAACGTGTTGTTCCAG GGTATGGAGGCGGTATGAGTAGTGCGAAGGCAGCGCTGGAGTCCGACACCCGCACCCTGGCCTGGGAGGCCGGCCAGAAGTACGGCGTTCGCGTCAATGCCATCAGTGCAGGTCCTTTGAAGAGCCGTGCTGCCAGTGCGATCGGCAAATCTGGCGAAAAAAGCTTCATCGATTACGCAATCGACTATTCCTATAACAACGCACCTCTAAGAAGA GACTTGCACAGTGACGATGTCGGCGGAGCTGCGCTCTTCCTGCTGTCCCCCCTGGCTCGAGCCGTGAGCGGCGTGACTTTGTATGTAGACAACGGCTTGCATGCTATGGGACAGGCCGTTGATTCGAGATCCatgccgcctctgcagcgcgCTACTCAGGAGATAAATTGA
- a CDS encoding leucine rich repeat-containing protein (encoded by transcript TGME49_251940): MAKTKREKKKQDPVAADQVLLSGEILNSSISEVARTVDGSGYAFVRLNCSGKNITKIPEEISTYVHLRYIDVSDNHLDDILPLTKLPYVLSLNAARNNIIDISCLADETCLPSCAVLNLSNNSISTLCTIALPHLAKLTLDGNPFVSFEGVDRLPESLTHLSMRDTHLSTLAHLPSLLNLAYLSLAYCRIESLTDVSMLGALKVLDISGIRLPDFGSLKVLLLLPSLQELTVSSIDPGMSDEDFRQEILVILRRLHKLNGVDVTPEEKKRAKAVKLHRKREQEKAEEQKRIHEEEEAGHEPEKEPADEDSHAGADVADDKQEQDA, translated from the coding sequence ATGGCaaagacaaaaagagagaagaagaagcaagatCCTGTGGCAGCAGATCAGGTGCTGCTTAGTGGAGAAATACTGAATTCCAGTATTTCGGAAGTCGCCAGAACAGTGGACGGCAGCGGGTATGCCTTTGTACGTCTGAATTGTTCCGGGAAAAATATTACGAAGATTCCAGAAGAGATTTCAACTTACGTGCATCTGCGCTACATTGACGTATCTGATAACCATCTAGATGATATCCTCCCCCTCACAAAGTTACCTtatgttctctctctcaatGCTGCGCGTAACAACATAATCGATATCTCTTGCTTGGCCGATGAGACGTGTTTGCCGTCCTGCGCTGTGCTAAATTTATCAAATAACTCGATTTCCACGCTCTGTACGATTGCTTTGCCACACTTGGCCAAGCTTACTCTTGATGGGAACCCCTTTGTCTCGTTCGAAGGTGTCGACAGACTACCTGAGTCTCTGACACATTTAAGCATGAGGGACACGCATCTAAGCACTCTTGCACATTTGCCGTCGCTCCTTAATCTTGCCtatctttctctcgcgtacTGCCGTATCGAGTCTCTCACTGACGTTAGCATGCTGGGTGCGCTAAAAGTTCTTGACATTAGTGGGATTCGCCTTCCCGACTTCGGATCTCTAAAGGTGCTTCTCCTGCTGCCATCTCTTCAAGAGCTCACTGTTTCCTCCATTGATCCGGGAATGTCTGACGAAGATTTCAGACAAGAGATCCTGGTGATACTCCGGAGACTGCACAAGCTGAACGGAGTTGACGTTACtcccgaagaaaagaaacgggCCAAGGCGGTCAAGCTCCACAGAAAGAGGGAACAAGAGAAGGCCGAGGAGCAAAAGCGAATacacgaagaggaagaagcaggccACGAACCCGAAAAAGAGCCTGCCGATGAAGACAGCCACGCCGGGGCAGATGTTGCTGATGATAAACAGGAGCAAGACGCTTGA